A genomic segment from Clostridium pasteurianum BC1 encodes:
- the pyk gene encoding pyruvate kinase, translating into MQKTKMIFTVGPASENEEVVSKLIEAGMSASRHNFSHGDHNEHKTRMDLIKKLREKYNKPIAIILDTKGPEIRTHNFDGGKLELQKGAKFTVICGEEVLGDATKCSITYTDLYKDVVAGNTILIDDGLVGLTVEAVEGTDIHCTVANTGLVGSHKGVNVPNVSIKLPAMTDKDKSDLIFGCEQEVDAVAASFIRKADDVIAIRKVLQENGGSHIQIFSKIENQEGVDNIDEIIEVSDGIMVARGDMGVEIPIELVPLTQKMIIGKCNILGKPVITATQMLDSMIRNPRPTRAEASDIANAIFDGTDAIMLSGESANGSYPVEAAQTMARIAQAAEKQLNYKEVLAKRKQNSVKNIANAISLAASETAAELNAAAIVTATQTGNTARMVAKYRSEAPVIAVTPQEKVARSLALSWGVSPIVAEKVESTDELIVKSVEAAKEYNYVKDGDLVVVAAGVPVQNTGSTNLLKVHVVGSEK; encoded by the coding sequence ATGCAAAAGACTAAAATGATCTTTACCGTAGGACCAGCAAGTGAAAATGAAGAGGTTGTATCTAAACTAATTGAAGCAGGAATGAGTGCATCAAGACACAATTTCTCACATGGTGACCACAATGAACATAAGACTAGAATGGATCTTATCAAAAAACTAAGAGAAAAATACAATAAGCCAATAGCAATAATACTTGATACAAAAGGTCCAGAAATAAGAACACATAATTTTGATGGTGGAAAACTTGAACTTCAAAAGGGAGCTAAATTCACAGTAATTTGTGGAGAAGAAGTTCTTGGAGATGCAACAAAATGCTCCATTACTTACACAGATTTATATAAAGATGTTGTTGCAGGAAATACTATATTAATTGATGATGGTCTTGTTGGATTAACTGTTGAAGCAGTTGAAGGTACAGATATTCACTGTACAGTAGCTAATACAGGACTTGTAGGAAGTCACAAAGGAGTTAATGTTCCTAATGTTTCAATAAAACTTCCAGCTATGACAGATAAAGATAAATCCGATCTTATATTCGGCTGTGAACAAGAAGTTGATGCAGTAGCAGCTTCCTTTATAAGAAAAGCAGATGATGTAATTGCAATAAGAAAAGTGCTTCAAGAAAATGGTGGAAGCCATATTCAGATTTTCTCAAAAATAGAAAATCAAGAAGGTGTAGATAACATAGATGAAATTATCGAAGTTTCTGATGGTATAATGGTAGCAAGAGGAGACATGGGAGTTGAAATTCCTATAGAATTAGTTCCACTAACTCAAAAAATGATTATTGGAAAATGTAATATATTAGGAAAACCAGTTATCACTGCAACTCAAATGCTTGATTCAATGATAAGAAACCCAAGACCTACAAGAGCAGAAGCATCAGATATAGCAAATGCCATATTTGATGGTACAGATGCTATAATGTTAAGTGGTGAAAGTGCTAATGGATCATATCCAGTAGAAGCTGCACAAACTATGGCTAGAATTGCTCAAGCTGCAGAAAAACAACTAAACTACAAAGAAGTACTTGCAAAGAGAAAACAAAATTCTGTTAAAAATATAGCAAATGCAATAAGTCTTGCTGCTAGCGAAACAGCTGCAGAACTTAATGCAGCTGCAATAGTTACTGCTACTCAAACTGGAAATACAGCAAGAATGGTTGCAAAATATAGATCAGAAGCTCCTGTAATTGCAGTAACTCCACAGGAAAAAGTTGCTAGATCTCTTGCATTAAGCTGGGGAGTATCTCCAATAGTAGCTGAAAAAGTTGAATCAACAGATGAATTAATAGTTAAATCTGTAGAAGCAGCTAAAGAATATAACTATGTTAAAGATGGAGATTTAGTTGTAGTGGCAGCAGGTGTACCTGTTCAAAATACAGGAAGCACAAATCTTTTAAAAGTTCATGTAGTTGGATCTGAAAAATAA
- the pfkA gene encoding 6-phosphofructokinase translates to MKTIAVLTSGGDAPGMNAAIRAVVRTAFDKGLKIMGIERGYSGLINGELFEMERKDVSDIIQRGGTILRTARCAEFLTEEGRKKAAGVLKVFGVDGLVVIGGNGSFMGAQKLSKLGISTVGIPGTIDNDLSYTDYTLGFDTTLNTVLDAINKLRDTSTSHERVSIVEVMGRDCGDIALYSGITGGAERVIIPEKGYDFDELCKTILEGKLKGKMHSLIIVAEGIGGSAELAKEVENITGIETRATILGHIQRGGSPSAFDRMLASRMGVRAVEVLIEGKTSRVIGIRDNKITDDDIDEALAMPRKFDERLYEISEILSR, encoded by the coding sequence ATGAAAACAATAGCTGTATTAACAAGTGGTGGAGATGCACCTGGAATGAATGCTGCCATAAGGGCAGTAGTAAGAACTGCTTTTGATAAAGGCCTTAAGATTATGGGAATTGAAAGAGGATACAGTGGATTGATAAATGGTGAGCTCTTTGAAATGGAAAGAAAGGATGTATCAGATATAATTCAAAGAGGTGGTACTATTTTAAGAACTGCTCGTTGTGCTGAATTCTTAACAGAAGAGGGAAGAAAAAAGGCAGCAGGCGTCTTAAAGGTATTTGGTGTAGATGGATTAGTTGTTATAGGTGGAAATGGATCCTTTATGGGAGCTCAAAAACTTTCAAAGCTTGGAATTTCTACAGTTGGTATTCCTGGGACTATAGATAATGATTTATCGTATACAGATTACACATTAGGCTTTGATACTACTTTAAATACAGTATTAGATGCTATAAATAAATTAAGAGATACCTCTACTTCTCATGAAAGAGTAAGTATAGTTGAAGTAATGGGAAGAGATTGTGGAGATATTGCTCTATATTCAGGTATAACTGGAGGAGCAGAAAGAGTTATAATACCTGAAAAAGGTTATGATTTTGATGAATTATGCAAAACTATTCTTGAAGGAAAATTGAAAGGAAAAATGCATAGTCTGATTATAGTTGCAGAAGGAATTGGTGGTTCAGCTGAATTAGCTAAAGAAGTTGAAAATATTACAGGTATTGAAACAAGAGCAACTATTTTAGGACATATTCAAAGAGGTGGAAGTCCATCCGCCTTTGATAGAATGCTTGCTTCAAGAATGGGAGTTAGAGCTGTAGAAGTTCTAATTGAAGGAAAGACATCAAGAGTTATAGGGATAAGAGATAATAAAATAACTGATGATGACATAGATGAAGCTTTAGCAATGCCAAGGAAATTTGATGAAAGACTATATGAGATATCAGAGATACTTTCAAGATAG
- a CDS encoding DNA polymerase III subunit alpha codes for MEKESSYEDFVHLHVHTEYSLLDGSGKIGKLISRAKELGMKSLAITDHGAMYGVVDFYKAAKEKGIKPIIGCEVYVAGKSMHIKRPDKENETYHLVLLVKNDEGYKNLMQIVSSASIEGFYYKPRVDHDFLRQHSKGIIALSACLGGEVQSKILKNNKEKAKEAALFYKEIFKDGFYLELQYHGIDEQLRVNEELVNMSRELEIPLVATNDVHYINREDYKSHDVLLCIQTGKTVDEENRMRYASDEFYLKSPEEMYNQFSYVQEALENTCKIAEECNFDYEFHKSKLPNFPLDEGIDHFEYMKELCYDGLKKRYNPITEKLTQRLEYELGIIREMGYVDYFLIVWDFIRFARENGIMTGPGRGSGAGSIVAYTLGITKIDPIEYNLIFERFLNPERVSMPDIDSDFCYERRQEVIDYVVEKYGKNNVSQIVTFGTMAARACIRDVGRAMNYSYAEVDRIAKMIPSMLNITIDKALEINQELKQIYDEDEKVKALIDVARDLEGLPRHTSTHAAGVVIASQPLVNYVPLLRNEEAIVSQFTMGTLEELGLLKMDFLGLRTLTVLRDAINMIRDNKGIKIDLDAIDFNDKKVYKMLGEGKTVGVFQLESPGMTSFMKELKPDNLEDIIAGISLYRPGPMNEIPRYIKNKNNPEKVEYITPELEPILNVTYGCMVYQEQVMQIVRDLAGYSMGRSDLVRRAMSKKKHHVMEQERHNFIHGIAAEDGTVEVEGCLRRGISEEAANKIFDSMMDFASYAFNKSHAAAYAVVAYETAYLMKYYPTEFIAAMLNSVMGNNEKVAYYVRFAKEINIELLPPDINESFSRFTVKGDKIRFGMAAVKNVGVNVVESVVNSRKEKGTFNSLVDFCNKVDIGEVNKRAVESLIKVGAFDYFKIYRSRLLAVYEKVMDGISNQKKKNIDGQISLFSNFQKDDESSYRDMEIKYPDIKEFEKKYILSMEKEMTGLYISGHPLDEYKETLDISVNTKISDIIVEESLDEVEDSENYKVRDGDRVIIGGILTEVTRKITKNNSMMAFFKIEDMYAAIEVIIFPKVLEKFNMLIKEDEMLIIKGRVSIREEEQPKILCEDIKPLVKINNSKVYIQIEQENQVVNTIKEIEIFLSEFKGSTPIYICTKKERKKFMLPKDLWINEDTEVLDFLRKRFGEENLKVC; via the coding sequence ATGGAGAAAGAAAGTTCATATGAGGATTTTGTTCATCTCCATGTGCATACGGAGTATAGCCTTTTGGATGGATCTGGTAAAATAGGCAAACTAATTTCAAGGGCTAAAGAACTGGGGATGAAAAGTCTGGCCATAACTGATCATGGTGCTATGTATGGAGTAGTTGACTTTTATAAGGCAGCTAAGGAAAAAGGAATAAAGCCAATTATAGGCTGCGAGGTCTATGTAGCAGGAAAGTCTATGCATATAAAAAGGCCGGATAAGGAAAATGAAACCTATCATCTTGTGCTTCTGGTAAAAAATGATGAAGGTTATAAGAATTTAATGCAAATAGTGTCTTCAGCCTCTATTGAAGGCTTTTACTACAAGCCTAGGGTTGATCATGATTTTTTAAGGCAGCACAGTAAAGGGATAATTGCTCTTAGTGCATGCTTAGGTGGAGAAGTACAATCTAAAATATTAAAGAATAATAAGGAAAAGGCAAAAGAAGCAGCACTCTTTTATAAGGAAATATTCAAAGATGGTTTTTATCTTGAACTTCAATATCATGGAATTGATGAACAGCTTAGGGTGAATGAAGAACTGGTAAACATGTCAAGGGAGCTTGAAATTCCTCTGGTAGCTACAAATGATGTGCATTATATAAATAGGGAAGATTATAAATCTCATGATGTTCTTCTTTGCATACAAACAGGAAAAACTGTAGATGAAGAAAACAGAATGAGATACGCTTCTGATGAATTTTATCTAAAATCACCAGAGGAAATGTATAATCAGTTTTCCTATGTACAAGAAGCTTTGGAGAATACTTGTAAAATTGCTGAGGAATGTAATTTTGATTATGAATTTCATAAATCGAAATTACCTAATTTCCCATTAGATGAAGGAATAGATCACTTTGAATACATGAAAGAACTTTGCTATGATGGACTGAAGAAAAGATATAATCCCATAACAGAAAAACTGACACAGAGACTGGAGTATGAACTTGGAATAATAAGAGAAATGGGATACGTGGATTACTTTCTCATAGTTTGGGATTTTATAAGATTTGCAAGGGAAAATGGAATAATGACAGGACCCGGAAGAGGAAGCGGTGCAGGGTCAATAGTGGCATATACCTTGGGAATTACAAAAATAGATCCTATAGAGTATAATCTTATTTTTGAAAGATTTTTAAACCCTGAAAGAGTGTCTATGCCGGATATAGATTCTGATTTTTGTTATGAAAGACGTCAGGAAGTTATAGATTATGTAGTTGAAAAGTATGGAAAAAATAATGTCTCTCAAATAGTTACATTTGGGACTATGGCAGCTAGAGCTTGCATAAGAGATGTAGGAAGGGCAATGAATTATTCCTATGCAGAAGTGGATAGAATAGCTAAAATGATACCATCTATGCTTAATATAACTATTGATAAGGCACTGGAAATCAATCAGGAGCTTAAACAAATTTATGATGAAGATGAGAAAGTTAAAGCTCTCATTGACGTTGCACGAGATTTAGAGGGGCTGCCAAGACATACTTCAACTCATGCTGCTGGAGTAGTTATAGCATCACAGCCTTTAGTAAATTATGTGCCACTTCTTAGAAATGAAGAGGCTATAGTAAGCCAATTTACCATGGGTACTTTAGAGGAACTTGGACTACTGAAAATGGATTTTTTAGGACTGAGAACCCTTACGGTTTTAAGAGACGCTATAAATATGATAAGGGATAATAAAGGCATAAAAATAGATTTAGATGCTATAGATTTTAATGATAAAAAAGTATATAAAATGCTGGGAGAGGGTAAAACTGTAGGAGTATTTCAACTTGAATCCCCAGGAATGACAAGTTTTATGAAAGAGCTTAAGCCTGACAATTTGGAAGATATAATAGCAGGTATAAGCCTTTATAGACCTGGACCTATGAACGAAATACCAAGATATATAAAGAATAAGAATAATCCAGAAAAAGTAGAATATATAACACCTGAACTGGAACCTATATTAAATGTAACTTATGGCTGTATGGTTTATCAGGAGCAGGTAATGCAGATAGTTAGAGATCTTGCAGGATATTCCATGGGTAGAAGTGACTTAGTAAGACGTGCTATGTCTAAGAAAAAACATCATGTAATGGAGCAGGAAAGACATAATTTTATACATGGCATTGCAGCGGAGGATGGAACTGTTGAAGTAGAGGGCTGTCTTAGAAGAGGTATCTCAGAAGAAGCTGCAAATAAAATATTCGATTCAATGATGGACTTTGCAAGTTATGCCTTTAATAAATCTCATGCGGCAGCTTATGCTGTAGTGGCCTATGAAACTGCTTATCTTATGAAATATTATCCAACGGAATTTATAGCAGCTATGCTGAACAGTGTTATGGGAAACAATGAAAAGGTGGCTTATTATGTACGGTTTGCTAAAGAAATTAATATAGAGCTTTTGCCTCCAGATATAAATGAAAGTTTTTCAAGATTTACGGTTAAAGGCGATAAGATACGTTTTGGTATGGCAGCAGTTAAAAATGTAGGTGTTAATGTAGTAGAAAGTGTAGTTAATTCAAGAAAAGAAAAGGGAACATTTAATAGTTTAGTTGATTTTTGTAATAAGGTAGATATTGGAGAAGTAAATAAAAGAGCAGTTGAAAGTCTTATAAAGGTAGGAGCTTTTGATTATTTTAAAATATACAGATCTAGGCTTTTAGCAGTTTATGAAAAGGTAATGGATGGTATTAGCAATCAAAAGAAGAAAAATATTGATGGTCAAATAAGTTTATTTTCTAATTTTCAAAAAGATGATGAAAGTTCTTATAGAGATATGGAAATAAAGTATCCTGATATAAAAGAATTTGAAAAGAAATATATATTATCTATGGAAAAAGAGATGACAGGTCTATATATATCAGGGCATCCTTTAGATGAATATAAGGAAACTTTAGATATATCAGTTAATACCAAAATATCTGACATAATTGTTGAGGAATCCTTAGACGAAGTAGAGGATTCAGAAAATTATAAGGTTAGAGACGGAGATAGAGTTATTATAGGAGGCATATTAACAGAGGTAACAAGAAAAATCACTAAGAATAATTCCATGATGGCATTTTTTAAAATTGAAGATATGTATGCTGCAATTGAAGTGATAATTTTTCCTAAAGTGTTGGAAAAATTTAATATGCTTATAAAAGAGGATGAAATGTTAATAATAAAGGGTAGGGTAAGTATTAGAGAAGAAGAGCAGCCCAAAATTCTATGTGAAGATATAAAACCTTTAGTAAAAATAAATAATTCTAAGGTATATATTCAAATTGAACAAGAAAATCAAGTTGTAAATACTATAAAGGAAATAGAAATCTTTTTGTCAGAATTTAAAGGTAGTACACCAATTTATATATGTACTAAGAAAGAAAGAAAAAAATTTATGCTCCCAAAGGATTTATGGATAAATGAGGATACAGAAGTATTAGATTTTTTAAGAAAAAGATTTGGAGAAGAAAATCTTAAGGTATGCTGA
- a CDS encoding Dabb family protein, translated as MFTHIVFFKLKDKANIQRGKELLLSLDGKIPFLREIKVGEDVVHSERSYDIALITKFDSREDMDKYQVHPVHVNDVVKYLKPMLESSVSVDFEE; from the coding sequence ATGTTTACTCATATTGTATTTTTCAAATTAAAGGATAAAGCTAATATTCAAAGGGGTAAGGAGTTACTTCTTTCGCTGGATGGGAAAATACCCTTCTTAAGGGAAATTAAAGTTGGGGAAGATGTAGTTCATTCAGAAAGATCCTATGATATAGCACTAATTACTAAGTTTGATTCTAGAGAAGATATGGATAAATATCAGGTTCATCCAGTACATGTTAATGATGTGGTGAAGTATTTAAAGCCTATGCTGGAAAGTTCTGTTTCTGTTGATTTTGAAGAGTAG
- a CDS encoding DRTGG domain-containing protein yields the protein MSKHQDIINYVLSLKAGTKISVRSIANELSVSEGTAYRAIKECDSMGIVTTIPRVGTIKIDKVEKKSIEILTYAEVVNIVEGTILGGKNGIYKTLDKFLIGAMTYDAAKKYISPESLIIVGNREDIQSLALMNNCAVLIAGSFGCTETIKQLANEKELPVISSSYDSFTIATMINKAISESLIKKDIILVEDIMESEVNYMSAEDSVGSWRERLRTTKRDKYLILDRNKKIVGVITLKDIDIDIENDEVISKFMNKDIMTVAPKTTVAYTAHIMGWGGVELALVMEDRRLVGIVDREDVIKALQYALRQPQVGETLEDIILKNFQYEYNALGKMHFNGKIIAEMLDVIGTASWSSLNMLLSTMGIMTLRQKNNINVSVDSITTYFMKPVQMDSVIDVYTEIIDLGRSFSKVQVDMFDCNKELISKLMLSAKVLKK from the coding sequence ATGTCTAAACATCAAGATATTATAAATTATGTACTTTCACTTAAAGCAGGTACTAAAATATCTGTCAGGAGTATAGCAAATGAACTTTCAGTTAGTGAGGGCACTGCTTATAGGGCAATTAAAGAATGCGATTCCATGGGTATTGTTACTACTATACCGAGAGTTGGCACAATTAAGATTGATAAGGTAGAGAAAAAGAGTATTGAAATTTTAACCTATGCAGAAGTTGTAAATATAGTTGAAGGTACAATACTTGGAGGGAAAAATGGCATTTATAAAACTCTAGATAAATTTTTAATAGGTGCAATGACCTATGATGCTGCGAAAAAATACATTAGTCCGGAGTCACTTATAATTGTAGGTAACAGAGAAGATATTCAAAGTCTTGCCCTTATGAACAATTGTGCCGTTTTAATAGCAGGAAGCTTTGGATGTACGGAAACCATAAAACAGCTTGCAAACGAAAAAGAACTGCCAGTAATATCTTCTTCCTATGATAGTTTTACTATCGCAACTATGATTAACAAAGCCATATCAGAAAGCCTTATAAAAAAAGATATTATTTTAGTAGAGGACATTATGGAATCAGAAGTGAATTATATGAGTGCAGAAGATTCGGTAGGAAGCTGGAGAGAACGATTAAGAACTACTAAACGTGATAAATATTTAATACTTGACCGTAATAAGAAAATAGTAGGAGTAATTACTCTTAAAGACATAGATATAGACATAGAAAATGATGAAGTTATAAGTAAGTTTATGAATAAGGATATAATGACCGTTGCTCCAAAGACTACAGTGGCCTATACAGCTCATATTATGGGATGGGGTGGTGTAGAATTAGCTTTAGTAATGGAGGACAGGAGATTAGTTGGCATAGTAGATAGAGAAGATGTTATAAAGGCACTACAGTATGCATTGAGACAGCCACAGGTGGGAGAAACTCTTGAAGATATCATACTTAAAAACTTTCAATATGAATATAATGCTTTAGGAAAAATGCATTTTAATGGTAAAATAATAGCTGAAATGTTAGATGTTATAGGAACAGCCTCCTGGAGTTCTTTAAATATGCTATTATCTACTATGGGAATTATGACATTGAGGCAGAAAAACAATATAAATGTTTCTGTGGATAGTATTACCACTTATTTTATGAAGCCAGTTCAAATGGATAGTGTTATTGATGTATATACTGAAATAATAGATTTGGGAAGAAGTTTTTCTAAAGTACAGGTAGATATGTTTGATTGCAATAAGGAATTAATTTCCAAACTCATGTTATCTGCTAAAGTACTTAAAAAATAG
- the whiA gene encoding DNA-binding protein WhiA: protein MSFSSKVKSEICRFTDFSKKEAVAELSAIMKASGTLSLIGNKKISFRIITENPAIARLIFKLLKDHFNIHTKLMVKKSNSLKKNNVYIVHISEEMGIRNILKEVGVLKECDGIISIDYSIPKRIVGEEDCKKLYIRGAFLGGGSISNPEKTYHLEFVTHNEDYSRELSKIINDFGLNSKVIQRKSSFIVYVKEGEQIVDLLNIIGAHSSLLELENIRIMKEMRNNVNRLVNCETANLSKTVNAAVRQVESIKLIQREIGLSRLPKNLKEIAEIRLNFPDESLKELGQMLNPTVGKSGVNHRLRRIEKIAGELKREGR from the coding sequence ATGTCGTTTTCATCCAAGGTAAAAAGCGAAATTTGCAGGTTTACCGATTTTTCAAAAAAAGAAGCTGTAGCAGAATTATCAGCTATAATGAAAGCAAGTGGTACACTTTCGTTGATAGGAAATAAGAAAATAAGTTTCAGGATTATTACAGAAAACCCTGCAATAGCGAGACTAATATTTAAATTGTTAAAAGATCATTTTAATATACATACAAAGCTTATGGTGAAAAAAAGCAATTCTTTAAAGAAAAATAATGTATATATAGTTCACATAAGTGAGGAAATGGGCATAAGAAATATTTTAAAAGAAGTAGGAGTATTAAAGGAATGTGATGGTATTATATCAATAGATTATAGCATTCCGAAGAGAATAGTTGGAGAAGAGGACTGTAAAAAATTATATATCAGAGGGGCTTTTTTAGGTGGAGGGAGCATTAGCAACCCTGAGAAGACCTATCACCTAGAATTTGTTACTCATAATGAAGATTACTCAAGGGAACTTAGCAAGATAATTAATGACTTTGGTTTAAATTCTAAAGTTATACAGAGAAAAAGCAGTTTTATAGTATATGTAAAAGAGGGAGAGCAAATAGTAGATTTATTGAATATAATTGGTGCTCACAGCAGTCTTTTGGAACTTGAAAATATAAGGATAATGAAAGAAATGAGAAATAATGTAAATAGACTTGTTAACTGTGAAACTGCCAATCTTAGCAAAACGGTTAATGCAGCAGTAAGGCAAGTGGAAAGTATAAAGCTTATTCAAAGAGAAATTGGACTTTCAAGACTTCCAAAGAACCTTAAGGAAATAGCAGAAATTAGATTGAATTTTCCAGATGAATCACTTAAGGAATTAGGTCAAATGCTTAATCCAACTGTGGGAAAATCAGGAGTTAATCATAGACTTAGGAGAATTGAAAAAATTGCAGGAGAACTCAAAAGAGAGGGAAGATAA
- a CDS encoding gluconeogenesis factor YvcK family protein, with protein MKIIDWIRPGIKVKRWVMLGIMGIMLITFGLAEIINKSRFYSYEYSAYYIFLVISGAFILYMSVTQGMKSIIALINKGYLNVSLDSRKLGNLIYEKRLLVKGPKIVAIGGGTGLSTMLRGLKYYTSNITAIVTVADDGGGSGDLREDLGMLPPGDIRNCILALSDTEPLMEELLQYRFKDGRLKNQSFGNLFLAAMDGLSSNFEEAVRKMSSVLAVTGRVVPVTLENVTLRAELKNGVIVEGESNIPEAVKQYESAIERIFINPEDVRALKEAIEAITEADAIILGPGSLYTSVIPNLLVKDISSALQKTKALKLYVSNIMTQPGETDGYSVSDHIKAIYKHGGEGIVDYTVINTEKIDEVLQDKYLEKTSELVNIDEDILKKMGVGTVKGNFIKIKNGYVRHDSDRLADILVETIMDKKLFYDRKKIIEYFYLSERLKENKASEKKK; from the coding sequence ATGAAGATAATAGATTGGATTAGACCAGGTATTAAGGTCAAAAGATGGGTAATGCTTGGAATCATGGGCATTATGCTTATTACCTTTGGTTTAGCTGAAATTATCAATAAAAGCAGATTCTACAGCTATGAATATTCGGCATATTATATATTTTTAGTAATAAGCGGGGCTTTTATACTTTATATGTCAGTGACTCAGGGAATGAAATCTATTATTGCCTTAATAAACAAAGGATATTTAAATGTATCTTTAGATTCCAGAAAACTCGGGAATCTCATATATGAAAAAAGATTACTTGTAAAAGGACCTAAAATTGTTGCTATTGGTGGAGGAACAGGGCTTTCTACCATGCTTAGAGGTTTAAAATATTATACCTCCAATATAACTGCTATTGTTACAGTGGCAGATGATGGTGGCGGATCTGGAGATTTAAGAGAAGATCTTGGTATGCTTCCACCAGGGGATATAAGAAACTGCATTTTAGCCTTATCAGACACCGAACCTTTAATGGAAGAACTTTTACAATATAGGTTTAAAGATGGTAGACTTAAAAACCAAAGCTTTGGTAATTTATTTCTTGCAGCTATGGACGGATTGTCAAGTAATTTTGAAGAGGCAGTAAGAAAAATGAGCTCTGTTTTGGCAGTAACTGGTAGGGTGGTACCTGTAACCTTAGAAAATGTAACTTTAAGGGCAGAACTAAAAAATGGTGTTATAGTGGAGGGTGAATCAAATATACCGGAAGCTGTAAAGCAATATGAAAGTGCTATTGAGAGAATATTTATAAACCCTGAAGATGTAAGAGCATTAAAGGAGGCAATTGAAGCAATAACAGAGGCTGATGCAATAATACTGGGGCCAGGAAGCCTTTATACCAGTGTAATTCCAAATCTTTTGGTGAAGGATATATCTTCTGCACTTCAAAAAACAAAAGCTTTGAAGCTATATGTTTCTAATATAATGACCCAACCGGGGGAAACAGATGGATATTCTGTTTCTGATCATATAAAAGCCATATACAAGCATGGAGGAGAAGGTATAGTAGATTATACGGTTATTAATACTGAAAAAATAGATGAAGTACTTCAGGATAAATATCTTGAAAAGACTTCAGAATTAGTTAATATTGATGAAGATATATTAAAAAAAATGGGAGTAGGGACAGTAAAAGGTAATTTTATAAAGATTAAAAATGGATATGTTAGACATGATTCAGATAGATTAGCGGATATATTGGTTGAAACAATTATGGATAAAAAATTATTTTATGATAGAAAGAAAATTATTGAATATTTCTATTTATCTGAGAGGTTGAAAGAAAATAAAGCATCTGAAAAGAAAAAATAA
- the rapZ gene encoding RNase adapter RapZ has translation MRFVIVTGLSGAGKTHAIRSLEDLGYFCVDNLPPTLISKFAEACFQAEGKIDRIALVIDIRGGEFFHDLFDNLSKLEDAGYKYEILFLDASDEVLVKRYKESRRKHPLAPQGRVITGIELERLKLKQVRNRANNVIDTSNLTTRELREKITEIYEQEGQMETQLIVTVLSFGFKYGIPVDSDLVFDVRFLPNPFYIPDLKNFSGNDKQVSDYVLGFEETRVFIDKLSDMLEYLIPHYLKEGKRQLIVSIGCTGGRHRSVTIANSIYEKLKAANYNVNVDHRDINEDVNKGGKKL, from the coding sequence ATGAGATTTGTAATTGTTACAGGATTATCAGGAGCGGGAAAAACTCATGCAATAAGAAGTTTAGAAGATTTGGGATATTTTTGTGTAGATAATTTGCCACCTACGCTAATATCAAAGTTTGCAGAAGCCTGTTTTCAAGCCGAAGGGAAAATAGATAGAATTGCATTAGTTATAGATATAAGAGGTGGAGAATTCTTTCATGACTTATTTGACAATCTTAGCAAGCTTGAAGATGCAGGATATAAATATGAGATATTATTTTTAGATGCCAGTGACGAAGTGCTTGTAAAAAGATATAAGGAGTCAAGAAGAAAACACCCTCTTGCACCCCAGGGAAGGGTTATAACAGGTATTGAACTGGAACGATTAAAATTAAAACAAGTAAGAAATAGAGCCAATAATGTCATAGACACTTCTAATCTTACTACTCGAGAACTGCGTGAAAAAATAACTGAAATATATGAGCAGGAAGGACAAATGGAGACACAGCTAATTGTAACAGTATTGTCTTTTGGCTTTAAATATGGAATACCTGTGGATTCTGATTTGGTTTTTGATGTGAGATTTTTGCCAAACCCATTTTACATACCAGATTTAAAAAATTTCTCGGGAAATGATAAGCAGGTAAGTGATTATGTACTTGGTTTTGAGGAAACCAGAGTATTTATTGATAAACTCTCTGATATGCTTGAATATTTAATTCCACATTATTTAAAGGAGGGGAAAAGACAGCTTATAGTTTCCATTGGTTGTACTGGTGGGAGGCATAGATCTGTTACTATAGCAAATTCTATTTATGAAAAGCTAAAGGCTGCCAATTATAACGTCAATGTAGACCACCGGGATATCAATGAAGATGTAAATAAAGGTGGTAAAAAATTATGA